In Plodia interpunctella isolate USDA-ARS_2022_Savannah chromosome 1, ilPloInte3.2, whole genome shotgun sequence, one DNA window encodes the following:
- the LOC128672902 gene encoding phosphatidylinositol-glycan biosynthesis class W protein-like encodes MNATEYKIYHQKFMFNNHGSTAFHTFCCIMYTVQCCLFTSILRMDQRGKYLQYLYEYIIIILFLIAANTFLAHHIYLLNITIFLPLAYEIYGYWCYIDVTKKLEQPNDFKKIQTITTVRGLTYLMTVFCILAVDFQGFPRNLAKTENYGYSLMDTGVGLFVLISGLVHKDVRQKGIGYVLKSNAQFVSILFCLGVGRYVSVKQLDYHEHVTEYGVHWNFFFTIAVCKLLSSLLLYFSDKRLLLSIVTLAVHEFLLYYGLEGWVFSDIPRTDLISANREGIASSLGYVSMYLFAAYFQTVFNDKSSQRSEVLKKLMISVAILWTFTCILPDYRTTSRTLANAGYCLYIAAILWSIMMVTYFVEVIYDDFEAPMILSDINANGLPCFLVANLITGAINLSVRTLLVSTELTFLILNVYMVSLLTFMVLLKGLQRNKTKTD; translated from the coding sequence ATGAATGCCACGGAATATAAGATTTACCATCAGAAGTTTATGTTTAACAACCATGGGTCGACGGCTTTTCATACATTCTGTTGCATCATGTATACTGTTCAATGCTGCCTTTTCACCTCAATATTACGAATGGACCAGAGAGGCAAGTACTTGCAGTATTTGTACgaatatattatcattattttatttttgatagcTGCTAATACATTCCTTGCAcaccatatatatttattaaatataaccaTATTTCTCCCGTTGGCTTATGAGATATATGGCTATTGGTGCTATATTGATGTAACGAAAAAACTAGAACAACCTAATGATTTCAAGAAGATACAGACAATAACAACAGTGAGGGGACTGACTTATTTGATGACTGTGTTTTGTATCCTAGCTGTTGATTTTCAAGGTTTTCCAAGAAATTTGGCCAAGACTGAAAACTATGGTTACAGTTTGATGGATACAGGTGTGGGCTTATTCGTACTCATAAGTGGTCTTGTTCACAAAGACGTCCGCCAAAAAGGTATCGGTTACGTTTTAAAAAGCAACGCTCAATTTGTATCAATCTTATTTTGCCTTGGAGTCGGCAGATATGTGTCTGTAAAGCAGTTGGACTACCACGAACATGTTACTGAATATGGAGTGCATTGGAACTTCTTTTTCACCATAGCTGTTTGTAAGCTACTGTCCagtttattactatatttttctgaCAAACGTTTATTGCTAAGCATCGTAACATTAGCTGTTCATGAGTTCCTGCTGTACTATGGACTGGAAGGATGGGTGTTCAGTGACATTCCTCGCACAGATTTGATTTCTGCCAACCGAGAAGGAATAGCATCAAGTCTGGGCTATGTCTCAATGTACTTATTTGCTGCTTACTTCCAAACAGTATTCAATGATAAATCTAGCCAAAGAAGTGAAGTACTGAAGAAACTTATGATATCTGTTGCTATTCTTTGGACTTTTACATGTATATTGCCGGATTATAGAACAACATCTAGAACTCTAGCTAATGCTGGCTACTGCTTGTACATTGCAGCAATATTATGGTCGATCATGATGGTTACATACTTTGTTGAAGTTATTTACGATGATTTTGAAGCTCCAATGATACTTTCCGATATTAATGCAAATGGATTGCCATGTTTTTTGGTGGCTAATTTAATAACTGGAGCCATCAATTTAAGTGTAAGAACATTACTAGTCTCGACAGAATTGACATTCCTTATTTTAAACGTGTACATGGTATCATTGCTGacttttatggttttactgaAAGGTTTGCagcgaaataaaacaaaaacagattAG